One genomic window of Magnolia sinica isolate HGM2019 chromosome 3, MsV1, whole genome shotgun sequence includes the following:
- the LOC131239237 gene encoding uncharacterized protein LOC131239237 isoform X1 translates to MERVSAACAMEWSIELEKGLRSKNPGQPIESVLQIGPKLQQWSREPTISMAISNMFGLVQGEDRLFANAILLRLADAFRSGDNHMRACVLKVFLSELKNRSKKGKLYNGILAKERVPNYIELLKRVKIVFDTGDVKSRALALRLLGCWADLAKDSAEIRHMILSTLESRHFLEVKASLFAAGCFCELSEDFACIILEMLINMVTSQGAPGDVKLAAARAFAKMRCSSLIACRAYKACKKLVLASSPEEFVAEMLLSLSKLSFKSMLLIHEQVDLLLSFIGCQSASLVPTALKCLHFLSKGVCCSPVNVNVLTALSKMLDNDNFSLDLQCEGLQILHKISRILPSLPDMDAQEFVKMIVIVESAAKSPIVSKKSLALSLLVDISCILKRMPRGHWCHSLEQLSIPRGHPEDSMRTVADGMGPLPQRVALLVIDEVISLAKQVHGGSHVEGSVHTLTQTPDVAATSKVNQECQYLLNHILRLVGEYPTLGLMILDSVRCSIELLVNTCTAFNVEADGAHGEVSEMDIDSEKPSSSCHGFMGFKGKEVDPTASDLILHLCRFVGAFLETLDEADAITSEVYNLVKLLVECIQRTGFFYHNMCMIFSLLLNSRLMWYCSGSENGTTGNRSKDLNKLELVACSSKAHYDCWVDHEQMTLEFAKKMIAESKFWAAYKAGKYAACQDAWFAAMFTFRLLIKQAKSDPCRHWLESLALFSGAESEIRLMLFPRQGIQLISGLQVNGDGSVGEVGPGDLESADLCNFREKLATAYNRVRSAEKTLVAAVAVDQPFYFQRWFLSLRAKVLETVIDLLGLLSSMKSTGEGVNEDGRVEECARIGFPIHKQHMHSLKYNLTHISIRLKRLVKEFDLLATSFIGIDYKSFRSILRLALNCSFLAFCAGFAIYFRNQPGHNSIITCILEKSEKFSPSMLIQDLIERLWHIDSKTSTDLQLFLSSMGEPSSYLQSRTQISSCGHKERATLMVCRVAVSSVLRMQEELKGVQNEEDLCRLFQAGLQLLSDIVRKWMYMPFLIPQYFFRVRPCIGAELFAFNADTRNSGRISISRGFHLSLNLCIQMKNTSPKSQIHVSKLYCIVAVKASDRLPEANGERKEQTQLDFQPWNTDEMVDLNELLLLHMREDGGRMHHGVGGDAGLVKAFVGFEANERGQGFSTCLLDVSAFLEGCYQIIWQSCCIDSKGSSWSLLPLNAGPVFCIKKPSAAV, encoded by the exons GTCAACCCATTGAGTCTGTGTTACAGATTGGGCCGAAACTCCAACAATGGAGCAGAGAGCCAACCATTTCGATGGCAATATCAAACATGTTTGGTTTAGTCCAGGGAGAAGATAGGTTGTTTGCAAATGCGATTCTTCTTAGGCTTGCAGATGCATTTAGGTCTGGGGACAACCATATGAGGGCCTGTGTTTTAAAGGTTTTTCTTTCGGAGTTGAAAAACCGTAGCAAGAAGGGTAAACTATACAATGGCATTCTGGCCAAGGAGAGGGTACCTAATTATATAGAGCTACTGAAACGAGTAAAGATAGTTTTTGACACGGGTGATGTCAAATCAAGAGCATTAGCTTTACGTCTCCTTGGTTGTTGGGCTGATCTTGCAAAGGATAGTGCCGAAATACGCCACATGATTCTGTCAACTCTGGAGTCACGCCACTTTTTGGAG GTAAAAGCATCATTATTTGCTGCTGGTTGCTTTTGTGAGTTATCGGAGGACTTTGCCTGCATCATTCTAGAGATGCTGATTAATATGGTAACCTCACAAGGAGCACCTGGTGATGTGAAGCTGGCGGCTGCACGTGCTTTTGCTAAAATGAGGTGCTCATCTTTAATTGCATGTAGAGCTTACAAG GCCTGTAAGAAGCTGGTGCTGGCCTCTTCACCGGAAGAATTTGTAGCTGAGATGCTGTTGTCACTATCAAAACTCTCTTTCAAGTCCATGCTGTTGATTCATGAGCAG GTAGACCTGCTCTTATCATTTATTGGCTGTCAATCTGCTTCTCTTGTGCCTACTGCACTGAAATGTCTGCATTTCCTCTCAAAGGGAGTCTGTTGTTCTCCTGTCAATGTGAATGTACTAACAGCACTTTCCAAAATGCTAGATAATGACAACTTTTCACTGGATTTGCAGTGTGAAGGTTTACAGATTTTGCATAAG ATATCTCGTATTCTACCAAGTCTTCCCGACATGGATGCACAGGAATTCGTTAAGATGATAGTAATTGTTGAGAGTGCGGCTAAATCTCCCATAGTTTCCAAGAAATCATTGGCTCTCAGTCTGCTTGTAGATATATCATGCATCCTCAAGAGGATGCCGAGAGGGCATTGGTGCCACAGTCTTGAACAGTTGTCAATTCCACGTGGACATCCTGAAGACAGTATGCGAACTGTAGCAGATGGCATGGGACCTCTCCCACAGCGTGTTGCCCTTTTAGTAATAGATGAGGTCATCTCGCTTGCAAAACAagtgcatggtgggtcccatgtagaagGGTCAGTACATACACTGACACAAACCCCTGATGTTGCCGCCACCTCTAAGGTGAATCAAGAATGCCAGTACTTGCTCAACCATATTCTTCGTCTGGTTGGAGAATATCCTACATTGGGTCTCATGATTCTGGATAGTGTCCGATGCTCAATAGAACTGCTTGTGAACACATGCACTGCTTTCAATGTTGAAGCTGATGGTGCTCATGGAGAAGTCTCTGAAATGGACATAGATTCTGAAAAACCAAGTTCTTCTTGTCATGGGTTCATGGGATTCAAAGGCAAAGAAGTGGATCCTACTGCTTCAGACCTTATACTGCACCTATGCAGGTTTGTTGGAGCTTTCCTGGAAACACTTGATGAAGCTGATGCAATTACTAGTGAAGTTTATAACTTGGTGAAGCTTTTGGTTGAATGCATACAAAGGACTGGCTTTTTTTACCACAACATGTGCATGATTTTCTCACTTCTCTTGAATTCTCGCCTCATGTGGTATTGCTCTGGAAGCGAGAATGGCACGACTGGCAACAGAAGCAAAGACTTGAATAAACTAGAGCTAGTTGCTTGCTCAAGCAAAGCTCACTATGATTGTTGGGTGGATCATGAACAGATGACACTTGAGTTCGCAAAGAAGATGATAGCAGAGAGTAAATTTTGGGCTGCGTACAAGGCCGGAAAGTATGCTGCTTGTCAGGATGCGTGGTTTGCGGCTATGTTTACATTTAGGCTATTGATAAAACAAGCAAAATCAGATCCCTGTCGTCACTGGTTAGAGTCTCTGGCTCTATTTTCTGGTGCTGAAAGTGAAATCCGATTAATGCTTTTTCCGAGACAAGGGATCCAGTTAATCAGTGGGTTACAGGTGAATGGTGATGGGAGTGTAGGGGAAGTTGGTCCAGGCGATTTAGAAAGTGCTGATTTGTGTAACTTTCGGGAAAAGCTTGCCACCGCTTATAACAGAGTTCGCTCTGCTGAAAAAACGTTGGTTGCTGCTGTCGCTGTGGATCAACCCTTTTATTTTCAAAGGTGGTTTTTGAGTCTTAGAGCTAAAGTTCTCGAAACTGTCATAGATCTACTTGGGCTCTTGAGTTCCATGAAAAGTACTGGTGAAGGTGTAAATGAAGATGGTCGGGTTGAAGAATGTGCTCGGATTGGTTTTCCAATACATAAACAACATATGCATTCGTTAAAGTACAATTTGACTCATATTTCTATTCGACTGAAGAGATTAGTAAAAGAGTTTGATCTTCTCGCGACATCTTTCATAGGCATTGATTACAAAAGCTTTAGAAGCATCTTGAGGCTCGCACTCAACTGTTCATTTCTGGCCTTCTGTGCTGGCTTTGCTATATACTTCAGGAATCAACCTGGTCACAACAGCATCATAACCTGCATTCTAGAAAAGTCAGAGAAGTTTTCACCTTCGATGTTGATACAGGATCTTATTGAGCGCTTGTGGCATATAGACAGCAAGACCAGCACAGATCTCCAGCTGTTTCTGAGTAGTATGGGTGAGCCAAGTAGTTACCTACAGTCAAGAACGCAGATATCTAGCTGTGGCCATAAAGAGAGAGCTACTTTGATGGTTTGTAGGGTTGCTGTATCATCCGTTCTCCGCATGCAAGAAGAGTTGAAGGGAGTGCAAAATGAGGAGGATCTATGCCGACTTTTCCAGGCTGGGCTGCAACTTCTTTCCGACATAGTAAGGAAATGGATGTACATGCCTTTCCTGATACCCCAATATTTCTTTAGAGTAAG GCCCTGCATCGGTGCCGAGCTCTTTGCTTTCAATGCAGATACACGGAACTCTGGCAGGATCTCCATCTCCCGCGGCTTCCACCTCTCCCTGAATCTCTGCATCCAAATGAAAAACACATCACCCAAGTCTCAAATTCATGTCTCTAAGCTGTACTGCATTGTTGCAGTCAAGGCATCAGACCGCCTACCCGAAGCAAATGGAGAAAGAAAGGAGCAGACCCAGTTGGACTTCCAGCCTTGGAACACAGACGAAATGGTGGATTTGAATGAGTTGCTGCTGCTTCATATGAGGGAGGATGGCGGAAGAATGCATCATGGGGTTGGCGGTGATGCGGGTCTGGTGAAGGCTTTTGTGGGTTTTGAAGCAAATGAGAGGGGGCAGGGATTTTCAACGTGCTTGCTTGATGTATCTGCTTTTCTGGAGGGTTGCTACCAAATCATATGGCAGAGCTGTTGCATTGACAGCAAAGGCTCTAGTTGGAGTCTATTGCCTTTGAATGCTGGTCCTGTATTTTGCATTAAGAAGCCATCTGCTGCTGTTTGA
- the LOC131239237 gene encoding uncharacterized protein LOC131239237 isoform X2, with the protein MERVSAACAMEWSIELEKGLRSKNPGQPIESVLQIGPKLQQWSREPTISMAISNMFGLVQGEDRLFANAILLRLADAFRSGDNHMRACVLKVFLSELKNRSKKGKLYNGILAKERVPNYIELLKRVKIVFDTGDVKSRALALRLLGCWADLAKDSAEIRHMILSTLESRHFLEVKASLFAAGCFCELSEDFACIILEMLINMVTSQGAPGDVKLAAARAFAKMRCSSLIACRAYKACKKLVLASSPEEFVAEMLLSLSKLSFKSMLLIHEQISRILPSLPDMDAQEFVKMIVIVESAAKSPIVSKKSLALSLLVDISCILKRMPRGHWCHSLEQLSIPRGHPEDSMRTVADGMGPLPQRVALLVIDEVISLAKQVHGGSHVEGSVHTLTQTPDVAATSKVNQECQYLLNHILRLVGEYPTLGLMILDSVRCSIELLVNTCTAFNVEADGAHGEVSEMDIDSEKPSSSCHGFMGFKGKEVDPTASDLILHLCRFVGAFLETLDEADAITSEVYNLVKLLVECIQRTGFFYHNMCMIFSLLLNSRLMWYCSGSENGTTGNRSKDLNKLELVACSSKAHYDCWVDHEQMTLEFAKKMIAESKFWAAYKAGKYAACQDAWFAAMFTFRLLIKQAKSDPCRHWLESLALFSGAESEIRLMLFPRQGIQLISGLQVNGDGSVGEVGPGDLESADLCNFREKLATAYNRVRSAEKTLVAAVAVDQPFYFQRWFLSLRAKVLETVIDLLGLLSSMKSTGEGVNEDGRVEECARIGFPIHKQHMHSLKYNLTHISIRLKRLVKEFDLLATSFIGIDYKSFRSILRLALNCSFLAFCAGFAIYFRNQPGHNSIITCILEKSEKFSPSMLIQDLIERLWHIDSKTSTDLQLFLSSMGEPSSYLQSRTQISSCGHKERATLMVCRVAVSSVLRMQEELKGVQNEEDLCRLFQAGLQLLSDIVRKWMYMPFLIPQYFFRVRPCIGAELFAFNADTRNSGRISISRGFHLSLNLCIQMKNTSPKSQIHVSKLYCIVAVKASDRLPEANGERKEQTQLDFQPWNTDEMVDLNELLLLHMREDGGRMHHGVGGDAGLVKAFVGFEANERGQGFSTCLLDVSAFLEGCYQIIWQSCCIDSKGSSWSLLPLNAGPVFCIKKPSAAV; encoded by the exons GTCAACCCATTGAGTCTGTGTTACAGATTGGGCCGAAACTCCAACAATGGAGCAGAGAGCCAACCATTTCGATGGCAATATCAAACATGTTTGGTTTAGTCCAGGGAGAAGATAGGTTGTTTGCAAATGCGATTCTTCTTAGGCTTGCAGATGCATTTAGGTCTGGGGACAACCATATGAGGGCCTGTGTTTTAAAGGTTTTTCTTTCGGAGTTGAAAAACCGTAGCAAGAAGGGTAAACTATACAATGGCATTCTGGCCAAGGAGAGGGTACCTAATTATATAGAGCTACTGAAACGAGTAAAGATAGTTTTTGACACGGGTGATGTCAAATCAAGAGCATTAGCTTTACGTCTCCTTGGTTGTTGGGCTGATCTTGCAAAGGATAGTGCCGAAATACGCCACATGATTCTGTCAACTCTGGAGTCACGCCACTTTTTGGAG GTAAAAGCATCATTATTTGCTGCTGGTTGCTTTTGTGAGTTATCGGAGGACTTTGCCTGCATCATTCTAGAGATGCTGATTAATATGGTAACCTCACAAGGAGCACCTGGTGATGTGAAGCTGGCGGCTGCACGTGCTTTTGCTAAAATGAGGTGCTCATCTTTAATTGCATGTAGAGCTTACAAG GCCTGTAAGAAGCTGGTGCTGGCCTCTTCACCGGAAGAATTTGTAGCTGAGATGCTGTTGTCACTATCAAAACTCTCTTTCAAGTCCATGCTGTTGATTCATGAGCAG ATATCTCGTATTCTACCAAGTCTTCCCGACATGGATGCACAGGAATTCGTTAAGATGATAGTAATTGTTGAGAGTGCGGCTAAATCTCCCATAGTTTCCAAGAAATCATTGGCTCTCAGTCTGCTTGTAGATATATCATGCATCCTCAAGAGGATGCCGAGAGGGCATTGGTGCCACAGTCTTGAACAGTTGTCAATTCCACGTGGACATCCTGAAGACAGTATGCGAACTGTAGCAGATGGCATGGGACCTCTCCCACAGCGTGTTGCCCTTTTAGTAATAGATGAGGTCATCTCGCTTGCAAAACAagtgcatggtgggtcccatgtagaagGGTCAGTACATACACTGACACAAACCCCTGATGTTGCCGCCACCTCTAAGGTGAATCAAGAATGCCAGTACTTGCTCAACCATATTCTTCGTCTGGTTGGAGAATATCCTACATTGGGTCTCATGATTCTGGATAGTGTCCGATGCTCAATAGAACTGCTTGTGAACACATGCACTGCTTTCAATGTTGAAGCTGATGGTGCTCATGGAGAAGTCTCTGAAATGGACATAGATTCTGAAAAACCAAGTTCTTCTTGTCATGGGTTCATGGGATTCAAAGGCAAAGAAGTGGATCCTACTGCTTCAGACCTTATACTGCACCTATGCAGGTTTGTTGGAGCTTTCCTGGAAACACTTGATGAAGCTGATGCAATTACTAGTGAAGTTTATAACTTGGTGAAGCTTTTGGTTGAATGCATACAAAGGACTGGCTTTTTTTACCACAACATGTGCATGATTTTCTCACTTCTCTTGAATTCTCGCCTCATGTGGTATTGCTCTGGAAGCGAGAATGGCACGACTGGCAACAGAAGCAAAGACTTGAATAAACTAGAGCTAGTTGCTTGCTCAAGCAAAGCTCACTATGATTGTTGGGTGGATCATGAACAGATGACACTTGAGTTCGCAAAGAAGATGATAGCAGAGAGTAAATTTTGGGCTGCGTACAAGGCCGGAAAGTATGCTGCTTGTCAGGATGCGTGGTTTGCGGCTATGTTTACATTTAGGCTATTGATAAAACAAGCAAAATCAGATCCCTGTCGTCACTGGTTAGAGTCTCTGGCTCTATTTTCTGGTGCTGAAAGTGAAATCCGATTAATGCTTTTTCCGAGACAAGGGATCCAGTTAATCAGTGGGTTACAGGTGAATGGTGATGGGAGTGTAGGGGAAGTTGGTCCAGGCGATTTAGAAAGTGCTGATTTGTGTAACTTTCGGGAAAAGCTTGCCACCGCTTATAACAGAGTTCGCTCTGCTGAAAAAACGTTGGTTGCTGCTGTCGCTGTGGATCAACCCTTTTATTTTCAAAGGTGGTTTTTGAGTCTTAGAGCTAAAGTTCTCGAAACTGTCATAGATCTACTTGGGCTCTTGAGTTCCATGAAAAGTACTGGTGAAGGTGTAAATGAAGATGGTCGGGTTGAAGAATGTGCTCGGATTGGTTTTCCAATACATAAACAACATATGCATTCGTTAAAGTACAATTTGACTCATATTTCTATTCGACTGAAGAGATTAGTAAAAGAGTTTGATCTTCTCGCGACATCTTTCATAGGCATTGATTACAAAAGCTTTAGAAGCATCTTGAGGCTCGCACTCAACTGTTCATTTCTGGCCTTCTGTGCTGGCTTTGCTATATACTTCAGGAATCAACCTGGTCACAACAGCATCATAACCTGCATTCTAGAAAAGTCAGAGAAGTTTTCACCTTCGATGTTGATACAGGATCTTATTGAGCGCTTGTGGCATATAGACAGCAAGACCAGCACAGATCTCCAGCTGTTTCTGAGTAGTATGGGTGAGCCAAGTAGTTACCTACAGTCAAGAACGCAGATATCTAGCTGTGGCCATAAAGAGAGAGCTACTTTGATGGTTTGTAGGGTTGCTGTATCATCCGTTCTCCGCATGCAAGAAGAGTTGAAGGGAGTGCAAAATGAGGAGGATCTATGCCGACTTTTCCAGGCTGGGCTGCAACTTCTTTCCGACATAGTAAGGAAATGGATGTACATGCCTTTCCTGATACCCCAATATTTCTTTAGAGTAAG GCCCTGCATCGGTGCCGAGCTCTTTGCTTTCAATGCAGATACACGGAACTCTGGCAGGATCTCCATCTCCCGCGGCTTCCACCTCTCCCTGAATCTCTGCATCCAAATGAAAAACACATCACCCAAGTCTCAAATTCATGTCTCTAAGCTGTACTGCATTGTTGCAGTCAAGGCATCAGACCGCCTACCCGAAGCAAATGGAGAAAGAAAGGAGCAGACCCAGTTGGACTTCCAGCCTTGGAACACAGACGAAATGGTGGATTTGAATGAGTTGCTGCTGCTTCATATGAGGGAGGATGGCGGAAGAATGCATCATGGGGTTGGCGGTGATGCGGGTCTGGTGAAGGCTTTTGTGGGTTTTGAAGCAAATGAGAGGGGGCAGGGATTTTCAACGTGCTTGCTTGATGTATCTGCTTTTCTGGAGGGTTGCTACCAAATCATATGGCAGAGCTGTTGCATTGACAGCAAAGGCTCTAGTTGGAGTCTATTGCCTTTGAATGCTGGTCCTGTATTTTGCATTAAGAAGCCATCTGCTGCTGTTTGA
- the LOC131239237 gene encoding uncharacterized protein LOC131239237 isoform X3: MLINMVTSQGAPGDVKLAAARAFAKMRCSSLIACRAYKACKKLVLASSPEEFVAEMLLSLSKLSFKSMLLIHEQVDLLLSFIGCQSASLVPTALKCLHFLSKGVCCSPVNVNVLTALSKMLDNDNFSLDLQCEGLQILHKISRILPSLPDMDAQEFVKMIVIVESAAKSPIVSKKSLALSLLVDISCILKRMPRGHWCHSLEQLSIPRGHPEDSMRTVADGMGPLPQRVALLVIDEVISLAKQVHGGSHVEGSVHTLTQTPDVAATSKVNQECQYLLNHILRLVGEYPTLGLMILDSVRCSIELLVNTCTAFNVEADGAHGEVSEMDIDSEKPSSSCHGFMGFKGKEVDPTASDLILHLCRFVGAFLETLDEADAITSEVYNLVKLLVECIQRTGFFYHNMCMIFSLLLNSRLMWYCSGSENGTTGNRSKDLNKLELVACSSKAHYDCWVDHEQMTLEFAKKMIAESKFWAAYKAGKYAACQDAWFAAMFTFRLLIKQAKSDPCRHWLESLALFSGAESEIRLMLFPRQGIQLISGLQVNGDGSVGEVGPGDLESADLCNFREKLATAYNRVRSAEKTLVAAVAVDQPFYFQRWFLSLRAKVLETVIDLLGLLSSMKSTGEGVNEDGRVEECARIGFPIHKQHMHSLKYNLTHISIRLKRLVKEFDLLATSFIGIDYKSFRSILRLALNCSFLAFCAGFAIYFRNQPGHNSIITCILEKSEKFSPSMLIQDLIERLWHIDSKTSTDLQLFLSSMGEPSSYLQSRTQISSCGHKERATLMVCRVAVSSVLRMQEELKGVQNEEDLCRLFQAGLQLLSDIVRKWMYMPFLIPQYFFRVRPCIGAELFAFNADTRNSGRISISRGFHLSLNLCIQMKNTSPKSQIHVSKLYCIVAVKASDRLPEANGERKEQTQLDFQPWNTDEMVDLNELLLLHMREDGGRMHHGVGGDAGLVKAFVGFEANERGQGFSTCLLDVSAFLEGCYQIIWQSCCIDSKGSSWSLLPLNAGPVFCIKKPSAAV; the protein is encoded by the exons ATGCTGATTAATATGGTAACCTCACAAGGAGCACCTGGTGATGTGAAGCTGGCGGCTGCACGTGCTTTTGCTAAAATGAGGTGCTCATCTTTAATTGCATGTAGAGCTTACAAG GCCTGTAAGAAGCTGGTGCTGGCCTCTTCACCGGAAGAATTTGTAGCTGAGATGCTGTTGTCACTATCAAAACTCTCTTTCAAGTCCATGCTGTTGATTCATGAGCAG GTAGACCTGCTCTTATCATTTATTGGCTGTCAATCTGCTTCTCTTGTGCCTACTGCACTGAAATGTCTGCATTTCCTCTCAAAGGGAGTCTGTTGTTCTCCTGTCAATGTGAATGTACTAACAGCACTTTCCAAAATGCTAGATAATGACAACTTTTCACTGGATTTGCAGTGTGAAGGTTTACAGATTTTGCATAAG ATATCTCGTATTCTACCAAGTCTTCCCGACATGGATGCACAGGAATTCGTTAAGATGATAGTAATTGTTGAGAGTGCGGCTAAATCTCCCATAGTTTCCAAGAAATCATTGGCTCTCAGTCTGCTTGTAGATATATCATGCATCCTCAAGAGGATGCCGAGAGGGCATTGGTGCCACAGTCTTGAACAGTTGTCAATTCCACGTGGACATCCTGAAGACAGTATGCGAACTGTAGCAGATGGCATGGGACCTCTCCCACAGCGTGTTGCCCTTTTAGTAATAGATGAGGTCATCTCGCTTGCAAAACAagtgcatggtgggtcccatgtagaagGGTCAGTACATACACTGACACAAACCCCTGATGTTGCCGCCACCTCTAAGGTGAATCAAGAATGCCAGTACTTGCTCAACCATATTCTTCGTCTGGTTGGAGAATATCCTACATTGGGTCTCATGATTCTGGATAGTGTCCGATGCTCAATAGAACTGCTTGTGAACACATGCACTGCTTTCAATGTTGAAGCTGATGGTGCTCATGGAGAAGTCTCTGAAATGGACATAGATTCTGAAAAACCAAGTTCTTCTTGTCATGGGTTCATGGGATTCAAAGGCAAAGAAGTGGATCCTACTGCTTCAGACCTTATACTGCACCTATGCAGGTTTGTTGGAGCTTTCCTGGAAACACTTGATGAAGCTGATGCAATTACTAGTGAAGTTTATAACTTGGTGAAGCTTTTGGTTGAATGCATACAAAGGACTGGCTTTTTTTACCACAACATGTGCATGATTTTCTCACTTCTCTTGAATTCTCGCCTCATGTGGTATTGCTCTGGAAGCGAGAATGGCACGACTGGCAACAGAAGCAAAGACTTGAATAAACTAGAGCTAGTTGCTTGCTCAAGCAAAGCTCACTATGATTGTTGGGTGGATCATGAACAGATGACACTTGAGTTCGCAAAGAAGATGATAGCAGAGAGTAAATTTTGGGCTGCGTACAAGGCCGGAAAGTATGCTGCTTGTCAGGATGCGTGGTTTGCGGCTATGTTTACATTTAGGCTATTGATAAAACAAGCAAAATCAGATCCCTGTCGTCACTGGTTAGAGTCTCTGGCTCTATTTTCTGGTGCTGAAAGTGAAATCCGATTAATGCTTTTTCCGAGACAAGGGATCCAGTTAATCAGTGGGTTACAGGTGAATGGTGATGGGAGTGTAGGGGAAGTTGGTCCAGGCGATTTAGAAAGTGCTGATTTGTGTAACTTTCGGGAAAAGCTTGCCACCGCTTATAACAGAGTTCGCTCTGCTGAAAAAACGTTGGTTGCTGCTGTCGCTGTGGATCAACCCTTTTATTTTCAAAGGTGGTTTTTGAGTCTTAGAGCTAAAGTTCTCGAAACTGTCATAGATCTACTTGGGCTCTTGAGTTCCATGAAAAGTACTGGTGAAGGTGTAAATGAAGATGGTCGGGTTGAAGAATGTGCTCGGATTGGTTTTCCAATACATAAACAACATATGCATTCGTTAAAGTACAATTTGACTCATATTTCTATTCGACTGAAGAGATTAGTAAAAGAGTTTGATCTTCTCGCGACATCTTTCATAGGCATTGATTACAAAAGCTTTAGAAGCATCTTGAGGCTCGCACTCAACTGTTCATTTCTGGCCTTCTGTGCTGGCTTTGCTATATACTTCAGGAATCAACCTGGTCACAACAGCATCATAACCTGCATTCTAGAAAAGTCAGAGAAGTTTTCACCTTCGATGTTGATACAGGATCTTATTGAGCGCTTGTGGCATATAGACAGCAAGACCAGCACAGATCTCCAGCTGTTTCTGAGTAGTATGGGTGAGCCAAGTAGTTACCTACAGTCAAGAACGCAGATATCTAGCTGTGGCCATAAAGAGAGAGCTACTTTGATGGTTTGTAGGGTTGCTGTATCATCCGTTCTCCGCATGCAAGAAGAGTTGAAGGGAGTGCAAAATGAGGAGGATCTATGCCGACTTTTCCAGGCTGGGCTGCAACTTCTTTCCGACATAGTAAGGAAATGGATGTACATGCCTTTCCTGATACCCCAATATTTCTTTAGAGTAAG GCCCTGCATCGGTGCCGAGCTCTTTGCTTTCAATGCAGATACACGGAACTCTGGCAGGATCTCCATCTCCCGCGGCTTCCACCTCTCCCTGAATCTCTGCATCCAAATGAAAAACACATCACCCAAGTCTCAAATTCATGTCTCTAAGCTGTACTGCATTGTTGCAGTCAAGGCATCAGACCGCCTACCCGAAGCAAATGGAGAAAGAAAGGAGCAGACCCAGTTGGACTTCCAGCCTTGGAACACAGACGAAATGGTGGATTTGAATGAGTTGCTGCTGCTTCATATGAGGGAGGATGGCGGAAGAATGCATCATGGGGTTGGCGGTGATGCGGGTCTGGTGAAGGCTTTTGTGGGTTTTGAAGCAAATGAGAGGGGGCAGGGATTTTCAACGTGCTTGCTTGATGTATCTGCTTTTCTGGAGGGTTGCTACCAAATCATATGGCAGAGCTGTTGCATTGACAGCAAAGGCTCTAGTTGGAGTCTATTGCCTTTGAATGCTGGTCCTGTATTTTGCATTAAGAAGCCATCTGCTGCTGTTTGA